The genomic window AACCATTTCCGTTCTGGACACCACACATTGATCCCACGGTCAAGCTGGAATTTAAGTTTTGTGGACAATTAGTAATTGATAGAGGGAAATTATGCGGTAGTATCTGCCTTTGAAGGGAATATCGACACAACCTGACATCTGAAATGTCTTTGTGGCGCTGCTCCTTTACCCCATAAAACTCAGATCAACTTCTAGCTTTTTGAAACTCCTTCCATTGGTATTCCTATGTGCCATGACACACAAGTGTGTCATGGCACACTTTTCTTTGGAGTATTCATACATATTCTTTGTCGTTTTACTATAATTTATTTTGTTTTTAATCCAAGCGAACAAAGTAACTTATAGCTAAACTGCGCCGTAATCCAATTCGCGTATCGGTATCATGGCATTTGTCTTGCGCAACTCCTAGGAATCATACGACAAAATTCACCCTAATACTGGTTGAGTTCGTTGCCTGTTACATGACGAAAAAGGAGGTGGCGAGAGACAAAGAAAAAAGGAGCGTAATGCCAGAACGCCAATACAAAAATTCCTGGCAAAAAACTGAAATATATTATACCAAAAGATGAAGAAGTATTTGAAAAGGATCGTTGACAGAAATACGGCTATTTGCAAGACCTATCGAGCCTTGCAAGATATTTTTTGTTGATAGGAAGGGAAAGGAGTGAAGATGAAAAACAGGAAATGGTTATGGTTCGTATCGTACTTGGCAGTTCCTCTCACATACATTGGGCTTGCTGGTATCTGCCTTTTCACATCGCCTGATGCCTATGGCGAAGCCTGGTTCAGAGGCATCGTGGACAGGGACGGGAACGTTGGAAGGTACAGCTCTCTGGCAACCGATTCATCAGGCAACCTGCACATCGGTTACTATGACTATACCAATTCCGATCTCAGGTATGCAACCAATGCATCCGGCTCATGGGTAGCTACCACCGTGGACAGCACAGGTAGTGTAGGCGTAAATACCTCCCTGGAGCTTGATTCATCAGGCAAGGCGCATATCAGTTATGTGGATACAACGGGATACCTCAAGTACGCGACCAATGTGTCCGGATCATGGGTAACTACCACGCTGGATAGCGGCAACGTCCAGGAAACCGATATAGCAATTGATTCATCCAATAACGTGCATATCAGTTACTGCAACAATGACGCCCTCAGATATGCGACGAATGTATCAGGCTACTGGGTAATAACCACCGTAGAAAGCGGTGCTGCACGCAATTGTTCCCTGGCAATAGATACATCAGATAAGGCACATATCGGTTATAAGAACAGTGGCCTCAGATATGCAACCAATGCATCCGGTTCCTGGGTAACAATCCCCATCGATAGTGCAGCGCACATTGACGATAACTCCTCCATAGCAACAGATTCGTTAAATAATGTGCATATCAGTTACCGGGATTATGGTAATGCCGATCTCCAGTACGCTACCAATGCATCCGGCTCGTGGGTAACAACCACCGTGGATGCGGATAACGCCGGCAGCGATTGTTCCCTGGCGATAGATTCGTCAGATAAGGTGCACGTCAGTTATAAGAGTAATAGTGCCCTTAGCCGTGGCCTCAAATACGCGACCAATGAAACCGGCGCGTGGGTAACAATCACGGTGGATGAATATCATGATTACCGGTATAGCTCACTGGCGCTTGACTCTTCAGATAAGGTATACATCAGTTACTATGAGTATGGTGACGGAGACCTCAAGTATGCGACGACAGGGCATGTTTCATGGGAGATAACCACGGTGGATAGTAGTGGGAATGTAGGACAGTATAGCTCCCTGGCAATAGACTCTTCAGGTAATACCCATATCAGTTACAGGGATAATGGCAATGGCTATCTCAAGTATGCGACCAACGCGTCGGGTTCGTGGGTAACGACCACGGCGGTCGCTAGTGACGCACGGGATAGCTCCCTGGCTCTTGACTCGTCAGGTAATGCACATATCAGTTACATTAGTGGCTCTCCTTCAAGCCTCATGTACGCAACCAATGCATCCGGTTCGTGGGTAATAATTCCCCTGGATATCACGAATTGGAACGATTTCATCGGAGATACCTCCATAGCAATAGACTCGTCAGATGAGGTACATATCTGTTATCGGCTTACCCCTCATTATAGCCCGAGCACCCTCAAATACACAACCAATGCCTCTGGCTCGTGGGTCACAGCCACCCTGGTCAGCACAGGAGTCGCTGGCTATACCTCTATTGTGACAGATTCGTCAAATGACGTGCATATCAGTTACGTAGATAACACGAATTACTATGGGCATCTCGAGTATATTACCAATGCATCAGGTTCATGGGTAACCACTACAGTAGATGACACTGCGAACGTAAACACAGGGACATCTCTCTCGCTTGACTTATCAGATAACGTGCATATCAGCTATCGTACAGGAAATAGTTACGACCTCAGATACGCAACCAACGCCTCTGGTTCGTGGGCAATAACGACAGTAGATGCAACGGGCATTAAGGGTGGTTATTCCTCCCTGGTGCTTGACTCATCAGGCAAGGTGCATATCAGTTACTACGATGAGGATTGGTATGGCCATGACCTCGAATATGCGACCAACGCATTTGGTTCGTGGATAACAACGACGGTGGACAGTTGGGGCGTTGTCGGAGAATATACCTCCCTGGCGCTTGATTCATCGGGCAAGGTGCATGTCAGTTACTATGATGGTGATAACGGAGACCTCAAGTATGCGATTATCTCTTTGTCTCAAACTCCTCCTCCGACTCCAACTCCAACGCCAAGTCCCACACCGAGTCCTACGCCAAGTCCTGCACCAGGCCCTTGTCCCGGGTCGCAGGCTTGTTATACCTTCGATGAAGGAAGCGGAGATAGTGCCGGAGACTCGTCGGGGAACGGTCATGACGGCGTCATCAATGGCGCAAGCTGGACAACCGGAAGGGACGGCAGCGGTCTGAATTTTGACGGCGTTGACGATGAGGTGTCAATCCCGGCCATGAATAGCGAGGAAGTTTCCGTGTGTGCATGGGTCTATAAGCATGCAAATGATCCGCTGGGATTTGATTTTATCTTCAACGGGCTGAAACCGCATGGCAATCCACAATTGCGTGAGGGTTTTGCTTTAAAGTTTTTCAGAAGAAGCCCCAATTCCGTGGGTTTTGTCGTTATAACACAAGACGCAAACGGAAAAAGGAGACAGAGGACTGCGTCGTACAATCTGATGAATTCCATAGGTGGCTGGCATCATATTGCAGGCACGTACAATAAGGCAACCGGTGAACAGAAGTTGTATGTCAACGGACAACCGGTGAAGACGGTAAGACATCCACCAGGGAACAGCATCGTACCGCAGACCTATTATCCTGAAATGAAAATTGGGAATTCCTTGTTGAGAAATGGTTGTTTCAATGGCATTATCGATGGGGTGTGTATTTACAACAGGCCACTGAGCGATCAGGAGGTGCTGGACGTCTACGATAATTGACCTAAAGACCAGGGAGAGCGAAGCGATCCTTCGCTCTCCGGGTTATCTGTGCAATACAAATTCCTGATCTCCTGTAAGGAGTTTTTAATTAGTATTTGAACGGAAACCCACCAAAGCCAGGTAAAACAAGGCAAAGCAGGAGAAAATAGTTGATGAAGGGCATTGAATACAGTCATAAGAAATGGGGTTCTTCTCCCAATTAGTCAATAAGAATTGAGAAGAAAATCCTTTAAATCATTGAAAAGAGTGGACATTTGGTGTTTCCTATAGATAGATATATACCGTTATAGAAACTATTTACAGGAGACCAGCAATGTCCCCATTAAGTATATTACCATATTTTCCTTTTCAGCGGGTAAGAATTACGAAGCAAACTGTTTTTCCTGATGCTGAGATATCTCAGCTTACTGCCGTGCCCGATGAACGATTTCGTCCAATATGTCATGCGTGTAGCAGCAAAGCACAGCGCATTTACCGCCATGACAAACGATTTTTGCGGGATCTGAATCCTGGTTCAGTTCGCGTATGGATAAATTGTTCGTATCGTAAGATAGCCTGTGAGTCATGCAATCGAATCGTAGTTGAAGGCTTGGGGTTTTTTTCAACCTTACAGTCGTGTTACGCATCGTTTAGCAGCGTATATTCACGAATTGTGTAAAGTGTTAACCGTAACCGAAGTTGCAAAACATTTTGGAATTAACTGGAAAACCGTAAAAACCATCGAAGAAGGATAAGGACGTCATCAAGGGTTCAAAATATCTTTTGTTAAAAAACAAGCGAAATATTCGCAGGAAAAAACACCGAGAACATCTCAAACAGCTCTTGTCGCTCAATGAAACCATAAATACCGTTCTGATTCTTAAAGATAAGCTCAAACATATTTGGACCTATACCTCACGGACGTGGGCCAGAAAAACCATTGATGAATGGAGCCTCCTGGCGAGAACGCTCAACTATTCCGTCGTGAATAAATTTGCAAATATGCTTACAAAATACAGCTACGGAATCTTGAATCACTGTGACTATAAAATTCATACCAGTAAACTCGAAGGGGTTAATAATAAGATCAAAGTTATCAAAAGAAAAGCTTATGGATTTCATGACGAACGGTACTTTTCATTAAAAATTATACAAGCTTTTGCAAACTAATTGGCCTGACTTTTTCCTCGATTTTATACATTACACTTTGTCAAGAGATGCGGATTAATTTCCCTTAGGATGTCTTCTTGTTTTTTACTCAGAGTTACTGTTTTTACGAATCTGTTTTTTGATTTTGGATCGGTGATGTACACTCGACACATCGACTCCATGGTTTCTATTGCCTCAGTTGCCTTTATTCCTATTTTCTTAAGTCTGTATTCAAGGACAGAGAGAAGTAAATAGGCGAGATAGCAAACAAAAATATGTCCCTTGACTCGATTAGTTAGCCAGAACCTTACCTTGTCCATTTCTAAAAGGCTTTTCATACATCGGAAGGATTTCTCTACGGTATCTTTTTCAAAATACCCCCTGATCATATCTTTTTCACTGAGATTCCTCGCCGAGAAGATTACCGATATTCCGTCATAGCGCCCTGCCAATGTCAAAGACTTGTAATTGGCCTTATTCCCGCTTATATATTTCTTCAGCCCCTCGCGGATATCCTTGTTCTGACCGATCTGTTGGAGGGCATGATCAATCTCGTCATATCTCCTCTCGCGAATCGCCTGCTTTTCTTTCTCGTTAAGACAAACGGCAAGATATCCATCAATCCCGTCTATCCGGTACCGTTTCTTCTTCACATAGAAGGTGGCATTCTGAAGTCTTACTCTCTGCTTCATGGAGATGATATCCTCCCCCAGAACGTGATCGGCAACCTTCTTTAAATCTCCTTTCAACGCTAGCCCACATAACACTTCAAATCCCATCTCTTTGGCTTCTTTGATGTTCAATTGAGAAGAAACTCCTCGGTCCCATACAATACAGATGTCCTTGATATGCTGACCTCTAAGATGAAGAAGAATGTCCGGCAGTGTCCTCGCATCAAAGATGTTTCCCTCAAATACTTTGTGAAATATTGGAATCCTTTCCCCCTGCGTTACCGCTAATCCAACCTGAATTTGCCGCTCCCTCCTCCCTTCCGCATTATGCCCACGCTTGGCCAGAGGGCAACATACCCCGTAAAAATAGATGTTCGTAATATCGTAAAAATACCCTTTCGCCGATAGATTTAAAATCTCTTTTAAACGTCCAAATATTTGCCATTGAATCTCCGCCCCTTTCATCCCCTCTACCGAATCGATTGCCTCGATCAATTTCTTGTACGTAACATCGGAAAGAGAAAGAAGACTACCCATCTCGGTCTTCTGATACCAATCTGCCATCCCCGTTAAACTATCTGGCGAAATGCAATGAGCATAGGCCAAGCTTAACAAATAGTCCCCATATTCCCCCAATATACCAGATAAATCAATTTGTCTTGCGATCTCGTCTAACATCAATAAGGGACCATAGATTGTCACCCGATCTATCGTGGAATTCGCCACCGACCCTGTTAAAATCGGTGTATCAGCTACTTCTTTACCCACATACCGGATATGCTTCTGGATAACCTTGCCGCCTACTCTTACATTTTCTACCTCGGCTAGGTAAATTGAGGCTCCTCGTTTTATCCTCCGTATAAAGCTCATAGTGCATATCGTATACACTACATGACGCTTTGCCAATATGCCTTTATGCTTAATTTGCCCCTATCTATTTATACTCCTTGTAATCCCGCTTTGTAGTGTATATAATTCAAGGAAAAGTCAGGTAATTTAGTGTGCAGGAACTTCAATGTTTGTTGTAGAGGCGAAGCATTTGCTGATATCAGATTTGAATGTCATCTTAATATCCTGGACAGCAAATGCTTCGCCCCTACGTATGATCGCAAACAAAGTAGCCGAAGGCCTAATTTACGTGTCAGATCGGGACGGCAAATATTACCTTATGCGCAGGGTAGATTAAGGCGTTGGTTTTTATGCCGAATCCATCTTTACGGTATCTGTAAAATGGTGGATTTGCTCCGCGTAGACCACCCTACCGCTACCGTCAGAAAATCGCACAAATATTAATGAAAATTTCTATCCATCAAACTTATTCACAGGAGTGACGCATGGCCGAAGACATAAAACAGGGAGAAAGTTTTGAGTTTCAGGCAGAGATTAAAAAATTATTAAACATCCTTTCCCATTCTCTTTACACCCATAAAGAGGTCTTTCTCAGGGAGCTTATCTCAAATGCCTCCGATGCGCTGACCAAGATGCGCTATTACTCCCTCTCAAATCCGGATTACGAGGGAAAGGACCTTCCTCTGGAAATTCATATCGACGTGGATGAAAAAAACAAGATCTTAACGATCAGCGATACCGGTATCGGCATGACAAGGGACGAAGTGGTTCAGAATGTAGGGACTATTGCAAAATCAGGGTCGCTGGAATTTATCGCGAACCTGTCAGAGCAGGCCAGGAAGGACTCAAATATCATTGGTCAATTTGGTGTGGGTTTCTACTCGGTGTTCATGGTTGCCGATGAGGTCAGGATCAGGACGCGTTCGTACAACAAGGACGAACCGGCATGCGAATGGCATTCAGATGGTACGGGAAAATATTTTTTGAATCCCGTTGAGAAAGAAAAGCGAGGTACGGATATTGTCGTTCATCTCAAGGAAGACGAAAAGGAATATACCGATAAGTCCAGGATCCAGTCGATTATCAAGAAATATTCAAATTTTGTCAGCTTCCCAATTATGGTCTGTGGCGAAAGGGCCAACCAGATTACGGCCATCTGGAAGGAACCCAAAAAGAATATCACCGATGAGCAATACAACGAATTTTACAAGTTTATTTCAAACACGGAGGACACCCCGCTCTTCCGGCTGCATACCTCCGCGGAGGCCCCGATCCAGTTCTCCAGCATATTGTACTGTCCATCGATGAATTACGAGACGTACGGCTTTAAAAAACTGGAACATGGACTACAGCTCTATTCCAACAAGATTCTGATTCAGTCCGATTGCAAGATGCTCTTGCCGGAATATCTGAGATTCATTCGCGGCGTGGTAGACTCGGCGGATATTCCCTTAAATATTTCACGCGAAACCTTCCAGGACAACAGGATGATCCAGAAGATGAAGGGCATCCTTGTGAAGCAGATCATAACCCTGTTGCAGGAGTTGGACAAAAACGAGAAGGAAAAATACGAAACTTTTTGGAGACAATTTGGAAGGATTCTCAAGGAAGGCGTACACTTTGATTTCGAGAATCGCGACCCGCTGGCGCAACTGCTGAGGTTCAATTCCTCCCAATGCGCAGATGCCAGCGGCCTGGTCTCTCTGAAGGAATACGTGGGCAGGATGAAGCCTGAGCAGAAAGAGATTTATTATATAACGGCGGTGAATCGGGACACGATTGAAAAGAGCCCCTATCTGGAAATATTCCGCAAAAAAGAGGTAGAAGTGCTCTATTTAACCGACCCAAATGATGAATTCATCCTTTCTGGTCTTCACGAGTTTGAGCAAAAACCCATTCGTTCCGCCGACCAGGCGAATCTGGATTTACTTAAGGACGGCGACAAGAAGATTGTGGACGTCTCTGAAGAACCCCAAAATTATGAGGAAATATTCAAACACCTCCTGAAAACGGTGAAGGTAACCCTGGCGGACCGGGTCATGGACGTCAAGGAATCGAGCCGTCTGGTCGACAGCCCCTGTTGTCTCGTAAACCCCGATGGCGTACCCAGCGTCCACGTCCAGAAACTGATACAAATGATGGACAGCAATTATAAGATATCCAAGAAGATTATGGAGATTAACCGCAAGAACCGGATGATCCAAAACCTGTCCCGGATGAACGAGAATCCCAGTTGCCAGCCGCTCATTGAAAAGATCGTACACCAGCTCTTTGAGAATGCATTGATGCAGGATGGGGTTGTCTTTGATCCCACATCCATGGTGCCGCGGCTGAACGAACTTATGGAGGAACTGACAAAGGCCGTGCTTGGCGAGGGAAAGAAGATTATTATTTAGTATCTTGATTGTATAGGAATTTTCATTTTATTTAAGCGGATTTTTGGGTGGCATGGACAAACTTGTTTGTCCGTGTTTAACTTGAGAAATACATCGTTTTGATTTTTCAGGGAGAATTTTGAATGTGTTTTTTGCGCTTTTGTGCGGTAGTTATTGGCCTAATTATATTCGTCCCTTTTTTAGCCTGCTACGGAACTCCCGGCTATCCGGGCATTCCCACTGCCAGGGCCGCAGATAAGCTTGATTCGAATACTTCGTCCAATCATCGCTTTACGGATAATAGTGACGGCACCGTAACGGATAACCTTACCGGATTGATATGGCTGCAGAATGCCAATGTCGCTGGAGCGAGAAACTGGACAGATGCCCTGGCCGACGTGGAGAACCTGAATAGAGACGGGACGATGCATGGAACTTCTGCTGGTGATAAGAGCAAGGGTGGTGGTCACCAAAATGACTGGCGTTTGCCGAATAGGAGCGAATTGTCAGGTTTGACTGATTCAAGTAACAATAATCCCGCACTGCCATCGGGCTACGCCAGATTCTTCAGCGGTGTGCAGTCGGATAGCTACTGGTCGGGTGACACCCTCAAGGGAGGGATAGCTTATGCATGGGTCGTGAATCTGAGCGACCACGGCATCATGGACACAGCCAATAAGATTGAAACGTGCTATGTATGGCCTGTTCGTGCAGGAAAATAATCACGAACTATTTCTTCCGGCCAGACAGCAAAAATAAGAAGGCCGTTGCGCGAAGACAATCTTAAAAATGGTACATTTCTCCATATTTACCCTTCAGGTAAGCAATGAAAGAATCTGTTTTCAGGGATGCGCCGGTGATTTTCTTTGCTAATTCATCCAGCGTAAATTTACGGCCATGGGTATGCAGATGGGTGCGAAGCCAATCAAGCAGCCCATGAAATTCACCTTGCTCAAAGCGTTTGTCAAGATCGGGGATGTCTCTTTTGATCGTATCGAATAATTGTGCGGCAAAGATATTGCCGAGCGAATACGTTGGAAAGTAACCAAAGCTGCCATGCGACCAGTGAACATCCTGCAGGACGCCCAGCGCATCGTTTGGCGGCGCGATGCCAAGATATTCCTGCATTTTTTTGTTCCATGCCTCAGGCAGGTCGTTTACTGGCAGACGTTCTTCGAGCAGGGCGTTTTCCAACTCAAAACGCATCATGATGTGCAGGTTATAGGTAATCTCATCCGCCTCGACGCGAATGAAAGAAGGTTCCACCCGGTTTACCCCGCAGTACATCTTTTCAACGGTTACCTTTCTGAACTGTTCAGGAAAAGCGGTCTGTAAGCGCGGCATGAAAAATTTCCAAAAAGGCCTGCTGCGTCCGACAAGATTTTCCCAGAGCCGCGATTGCGATTCATGAGCGCCGAGGGATGCGCCGTCCGCAAGCGGTGTCTGTTCGAGCTCGGGACGGATTCCTTGGTTGTAGAGCGCATGCCCAACTTCATGCAGGGTTGCAAAAAAGGCGGCGGGAAAATAATCATGCAGAATGCGCGTGGTTATCCGCACGTCGTCCACGGAAAAAGACGTCGTGAATGGATGCGGTGAACGATCCTGGCGTCCGCGTTCAAAATCATAGCCCGTTAACCGTGCTGCTTCAATGCCAATATCCCACTGTGCCTGCTCATCAAACACCTGATGTAAAAAGGCGTTGTCCACGAGGTGCAATTTTGCTGAAATCGTCTGAACAAGCGGCACCAGTTCCCGTTTGATTGTTTGAAAAATCGTTTTTACCTGGCTCGTTTTCATACCGGGTTCATATTCATCAAGCAGCGGGTCGTAGATACAATCCGTGTATCCAAGGCACCTGGCGTAATGTTTTTTCAGGTCAAGATTCCTTTGAAGATACGGTGCAAAGTCGGAGAATCGCGACTCATTCCTTGCCTTTCTCCAGGCTTCAAAGGCATGAGCGCTGGCATGGACAATCTCCGATACCAACGAAGACGGCACCCGGCGCGCCTTATCGTAGTCACGTTTCGTTACCCGGATAAGGCTTGCATCATCAGAATCATACGGCAGCCCCCCGGCATATTCATGCAGTTCACCGAGAAGGCGGCCAATGGCATCATCAATAAATTTTTCATGGGCAATATGGCTTAAGGTCGCAAGCTGCCTGGCGCGCGCCGCGGCACCACCGGAAGGCATATAGGTTTGTTGATCCCATCCGAGTACCGCCACCGCATGATTGATATCGTTTATTTCAGACAGACGCTTCTTCAAGTCATTGAGATTCTCTTGCATATGCCCTCCGGATATGTTACAAGTTCAGGGTAGTTACCGCTTCTCAGTGTCTTCAGAGATACATTTTTACATTTTCGGTAAAAATATTTTTTATGAATAAGAAAAGTAATCATGCAAAGCCACAAAGAACCATATAAGAAAATAGCTAATAATGAACAAGGAATAATGAATGTCGAAGGATAAGAAAACTTCATAATTCGAAATTCCATGTTCGACATTCATTATTCGTTTTTTTATGTATTTCGTAATGTGTCTTAGCGGCTTTGTGTGAGAAAACAAAAAGACTTCCTTTTCCAACCCGTTCGGGTCAGGATAAGAAAAAATAAAAATTGCCGGTACTATTCAATCATATAAGGATCAATAGTGCAAGGGGAGAGCAAACATCTCGGATCTTTTTGCAAAGTTTTTTAGAATAGTAAGATCATTATGCACAGACCAACATGGGTTGAAATTGACCTGCATGCCTTACGGCATAATTTACTTGCCATACAAAGGAAGGTTGGTCCGCAGATCAAAATCATGGGTATTGTCAAGGCCGATGCCTATGGTCATGGGGATTACGAGGTAAGCAGGATTTTGTTAAAGCACGGGGTTGCAATGCTGGGGATCGCTATTCTTGAAGAGGCCATTCAATTACGGGATAAAGGCATACAAGCGCCGTTATTCCTTTTTGGAGGGATCTTTGAAGAACAAATTGATGACGTTATTCACTATAACGTAACCCCTTCCGTTTATGATTTGAAGCTTGCCGGAGTTTTATCGAAAAGGGCGCAGTATTTTCACAAGACCGTAAGCGTCCATGTTTACGTGGATACCGGCATGGGTAGTATTGGTGTGCGACACGACAAGGCTGTAGCGTTTGTGAAGTCTTTGCAAGAGATGAAAAATCTCTCCGTTGACGGAATCTATACCCATTGCTCTTGTTCAGACGAGAAGGAATCGGCGTATACCAATCTGCAAATCAGCAGGTTCAGGGACGTGCTGGCGCGTCTGGAGGTGGCCAAGATACCTATTCCGTTAAGGCATATGGCGAATAGCGGGGCCATTATCGGGTACCCGGATGCGTATTTTGCCATGGTCAGGCCTGGTCTTTCGTTATACGGACTCTATCCTTCAGATGGGGTATCAAGGGACATCGGAATAAGGCCGGTCATGTGTCTCAAGACGCGCATTATTCATATCAAGGAGTTTGAGCCAGGCGATGTTGTTGGATATGGCAGGGCACATGTGGTCACGAAACGCACGAGCGTCGCAACCCTTCCCTTTGGATATAACGACGGATATAACCGGCTGCTCTCTGGTCAGGGATTCGTTCTTATCCGGGGCATTAAGGCACCCATTATCGGACGGGTTTGTATGGACCAGTGTTTCGTGGATATAAGCCACATGCAGGGAGCAACCGTAGGAGACGAGGTTGTTGTGTATGGCCAGCAGGGACAGGAATCCATTTCCATAGAATCCGTTGCAAAACAACTCAATACCATCCCGTATGAGGTTACGTGTAACGTGAGCAAACGCGTACCCAGGGTCTATATTGGAGATGAGGATGGAGTCAGGGCTACGTCAAGTATAAGCGCAAGTACTGACACGTAAAAAAGAAAAGGAATAAACTGGCTTTTTCAAAATGGTTCTTGTATAATAGTTTCATGAACCATGAAGAGACACGAAAAAGCGTAGTACCATCGGGCGGTCTTCACGGCATTGAAGTAAGACCC from Candidatus Brocadia sp. includes these protein-coding regions:
- a CDS encoding transposase — translated: MLKNKRNIRRKKHREHLKQLLSLNETINTVLILKDKLKHIWTYTSRTWARKTIDEWSLLARTLNYSVVNKFANMLTKYSYGILNHCDYKIHTSKLEGVNNKIKVIKRKAYGFHDERYFSLKIIQAFAN
- a CDS encoding transposase; protein product: MSFIRRIKRGASIYLAEVENVRVGGKVIQKHIRYVGKEVADTPILTGSVANSTIDRVTIYGPLLMLDEIARQIDLSGILGEYGDYLLSLAYAHCISPDSLTGMADWYQKTEMGSLLSLSDVTYKKLIEAIDSVEGMKGAEIQWQIFGRLKEILNLSAKGYFYDITNIYFYGVCCPLAKRGHNAEGRRERQIQVGLAVTQGERIPIFHKVFEGNIFDARTLPDILLHLRGQHIKDICIVWDRGVSSQLNIKEAKEMGFEVLCGLALKGDLKKVADHVLGEDIISMKQRVRLQNATFYVKKKRYRIDGIDGYLAVCLNEKEKQAIRERRYDEIDHALQQIGQNKDIREGLKKYISGNKANYKSLTLAGRYDGISVIFSARNLSEKDMIRGYFEKDTVEKSFRCMKSLLEMDKVRFWLTNRVKGHIFVCYLAYLLLSVLEYRLKKIGIKATEAIETMESMCRVYITDPKSKNRFVKTVTLSKKQEDILREINPHLLTKCNV
- the htpG gene encoding molecular chaperone HtpG, whose product is MAEDIKQGESFEFQAEIKKLLNILSHSLYTHKEVFLRELISNASDALTKMRYYSLSNPDYEGKDLPLEIHIDVDEKNKILTISDTGIGMTRDEVVQNVGTIAKSGSLEFIANLSEQARKDSNIIGQFGVGFYSVFMVADEVRIRTRSYNKDEPACEWHSDGTGKYFLNPVEKEKRGTDIVVHLKEDEKEYTDKSRIQSIIKKYSNFVSFPIMVCGERANQITAIWKEPKKNITDEQYNEFYKFISNTEDTPLFRLHTSAEAPIQFSSILYCPSMNYETYGFKKLEHGLQLYSNKILIQSDCKMLLPEYLRFIRGVVDSADIPLNISRETFQDNRMIQKMKGILVKQIITLLQELDKNEKEKYETFWRQFGRILKEGVHFDFENRDPLAQLLRFNSSQCADASGLVSLKEYVGRMKPEQKEIYYITAVNRDTIEKSPYLEIFRKKEVEVLYLTDPNDEFILSGLHEFEQKPIRSADQANLDLLKDGDKKIVDVSEEPQNYEEIFKHLLKTVKVTLADRVMDVKESSRLVDSPCCLVNPDGVPSVHVQKLIQMMDSNYKISKKIMEINRKNRMIQNLSRMNENPSCQPLIEKIVHQLFENALMQDGVVFDPTSMVPRLNELMEELTKAVLGEGKKIII
- a CDS encoding DUF1566 domain-containing protein, with the translated sequence MCFLRFCAVVIGLIIFVPFLACYGTPGYPGIPTARAADKLDSNTSSNHRFTDNSDGTVTDNLTGLIWLQNANVAGARNWTDALADVENLNRDGTMHGTSAGDKSKGGGHQNDWRLPNRSELSGLTDSSNNNPALPSGYARFFSGVQSDSYWSGDTLKGGIAYAWVVNLSDHGIMDTANKIETCYVWPVRAGK
- a CDS encoding carboxypeptidase M32, which gives rise to MQENLNDLKKRLSEINDINHAVAVLGWDQQTYMPSGGAAARARQLATLSHIAHEKFIDDAIGRLLGELHEYAGGLPYDSDDASLIRVTKRDYDKARRVPSSLVSEIVHASAHAFEAWRKARNESRFSDFAPYLQRNLDLKKHYARCLGYTDCIYDPLLDEYEPGMKTSQVKTIFQTIKRELVPLVQTISAKLHLVDNAFLHQVFDEQAQWDIGIEAARLTGYDFERGRQDRSPHPFTTSFSVDDVRITTRILHDYFPAAFFATLHEVGHALYNQGIRPELEQTPLADGASLGAHESQSRLWENLVGRSRPFWKFFMPRLQTAFPEQFRKVTVEKMYCGVNRVEPSFIRVEADEITYNLHIMMRFELENALLEERLPVNDLPEAWNKKMQEYLGIAPPNDALGVLQDVHWSHGSFGYFPTYSLGNIFAAQLFDTIKRDIPDLDKRFEQGEFHGLLDWLRTHLHTHGRKFTLDELAKKITGASLKTDSFIAYLKGKYGEMYHF
- the alr gene encoding alanine racemase; this translates as MHRPTWVEIDLHALRHNLLAIQRKVGPQIKIMGIVKADAYGHGDYEVSRILLKHGVAMLGIAILEEAIQLRDKGIQAPLFLFGGIFEEQIDDVIHYNVTPSVYDLKLAGVLSKRAQYFHKTVSVHVYVDTGMGSIGVRHDKAVAFVKSLQEMKNLSVDGIYTHCSCSDEKESAYTNLQISRFRDVLARLEVAKIPIPLRHMANSGAIIGYPDAYFAMVRPGLSLYGLYPSDGVSRDIGIRPVMCLKTRIIHIKEFEPGDVVGYGRAHVVTKRTSVATLPFGYNDGYNRLLSGQGFVLIRGIKAPIIGRVCMDQCFVDISHMQGATVGDEVVVYGQQGQESISIESVAKQLNTIPYEVTCNVSKRVPRVYIGDEDGVRATSSISASTDT